A stretch of the Gracilinanus agilis isolate LMUSP501 chromosome 4, AgileGrace, whole genome shotgun sequence genome encodes the following:
- the GLTPD2 gene encoding glycolipid transfer protein domain-containing protein 2 isoform X1 — translation MKLKLLPPSSKVWTPRHWLSCALPFTFFILILLFYLTGEKRQDELTGCGFMAQLCVPESSLTSQVEAGQKSGELHCLGPDKLPGQMVKPFKESLATEGDLQIPQFLNGWKKLVMLLDPLGTLFTFATQEASEKISTLESYSRGPYSNHYQTFLAMADWEQHPFKYKSGLQTLVLLHRALRWAQLCLGGIARAHNADMGALCGDAYQRVLGPYHPWLIRKAASLAFLAFPRRSKLLALVCPGANEQEAQEALAQASDMLEAVYNRTQGLLDERGMLTDGVTMQPLGGR, via the exons ATGAAGCTAAAGTTACTGCCCCCTTCCTCTAAAGTCTGGACCCCCAGGCACTGGCTCAGCTGTGCTCTTCCCTTCACCTTCTTCATCCTCATATTGCTGTTTTACCTAACTGGAGAGAAACGCC AAGATGAGCTCACAGGCTGTGGATTCATGGCTCAGCTCTGTGTTCCAGAGAGCTCCTTGACTTCCCAG GTAGAGGCTGGCCAGAAATCTGGTGAACTTCACTGCCTGGGCCCAGACAAGCTTCCAGGCCAAATGGTAAAGCCTTTCAAGGAGAGTTTAGCCACTGAGGGAGACCTACAGATTCCCCAGTTTCTCAATGGATGGAAAAAATTGGTCAT GCTCCTGGACCCCTTGGGCACCCTCTTTACCTTTGCCACCCAGGAAGCCTCAGAGAAAATCTCAACCCTCGAGTCTTATTCCCGAGGCCCTTACTCCAACCATTATCAAACATTTTTGGCCATGGCTGACTGGGAGCAGCATCCCTTTAAATACAAATCTGGTCTCCAAACACTGGTGCTTCTGCACCGAGCCCTGCGTTGGGCCCAGCTCTGCCTGGGTGGCATCGCCAGAGCCCACAATGCAGACATGGGGGCTCTGTGTGGGGACGCCTATCAGAGAGTGCTGGGTCCCTATCACCCTTGGCTGATCCGAAAGGCAGCAAGCCTAGCCTTTCTTGCCTTCCCCAGACGGAGCAAGCTACTGGCACTGGTGTGTCCAGGAGCCAACGAGCAGGAGGCCCAGGAGGCCTTGGCTCAGGCATCTGACATGTTGGAAGCTGTCTACAACCGCACCCAGGGGCTGCTGGATGAAAGGGGGATGCTGACAGATGGAGTTACTATGCAGCCATTGGGGGGCAGGTAG
- the GLTPD2 gene encoding glycolipid transfer protein domain-containing protein 2 isoform X2 — protein sequence MKLKLLPPSSKVWTPRHWLSCALPFTFFILILLFYLTGEKRQSSLTSQVEAGQKSGELHCLGPDKLPGQMVKPFKESLATEGDLQIPQFLNGWKKLVMLLDPLGTLFTFATQEASEKISTLESYSRGPYSNHYQTFLAMADWEQHPFKYKSGLQTLVLLHRALRWAQLCLGGIARAHNADMGALCGDAYQRVLGPYHPWLIRKAASLAFLAFPRRSKLLALVCPGANEQEAQEALAQASDMLEAVYNRTQGLLDERGMLTDGVTMQPLGGR from the exons ATGAAGCTAAAGTTACTGCCCCCTTCCTCTAAAGTCTGGACCCCCAGGCACTGGCTCAGCTGTGCTCTTCCCTTCACCTTCTTCATCCTCATATTGCTGTTTTACCTAACTGGAGAGAAACGCC AGAGCTCCTTGACTTCCCAG GTAGAGGCTGGCCAGAAATCTGGTGAACTTCACTGCCTGGGCCCAGACAAGCTTCCAGGCCAAATGGTAAAGCCTTTCAAGGAGAGTTTAGCCACTGAGGGAGACCTACAGATTCCCCAGTTTCTCAATGGATGGAAAAAATTGGTCAT GCTCCTGGACCCCTTGGGCACCCTCTTTACCTTTGCCACCCAGGAAGCCTCAGAGAAAATCTCAACCCTCGAGTCTTATTCCCGAGGCCCTTACTCCAACCATTATCAAACATTTTTGGCCATGGCTGACTGGGAGCAGCATCCCTTTAAATACAAATCTGGTCTCCAAACACTGGTGCTTCTGCACCGAGCCCTGCGTTGGGCCCAGCTCTGCCTGGGTGGCATCGCCAGAGCCCACAATGCAGACATGGGGGCTCTGTGTGGGGACGCCTATCAGAGAGTGCTGGGTCCCTATCACCCTTGGCTGATCCGAAAGGCAGCAAGCCTAGCCTTTCTTGCCTTCCCCAGACGGAGCAAGCTACTGGCACTGGTGTGTCCAGGAGCCAACGAGCAGGAGGCCCAGGAGGCCTTGGCTCAGGCATCTGACATGTTGGAAGCTGTCTACAACCGCACCCAGGGGCTGCTGGATGAAAGGGGGATGCTGACAGATGGAGTTACTATGCAGCCATTGGGGGGCAGGTAG
- the PSMB6 gene encoding proteasome subunit beta type-6 isoform X2 — protein sequence MPDQHLQIHRVMASACGACSGPSYGPMGLSPDWGNRGVSTGTTIMAVQFDGGVVLGADSRTTTGSYIANRVTDKLTPIHDRIFCCRSGSAADTQAVADAVTYQLSFHSIELNEPPLVHTAANLFKEMCYRYREDLMAGIIVAGWDPREGGQVYSVPMGGMMVRQPFSIGGSGSSYIYGYVDASYREALALAMDRDGSSGGVIRLAAITEKGVERQVLMGDQLPQFPSTTYPSA from the exons ATGCCGGACCAGCACCTCCAGATTCACCGAGTAATGGCTTCGGCTTGCGGAGCGTGCTCGGGCCCAAGCTATGGGCCCATGGGCCTCTCCCCGGATTGGGGGAACAGGGGCGTTTCTACTGGG ACGACTATCATGGCAGTGCAGTTTGATGGGGGCGTGGTACTTGGAGCTGACTCCAGGACAACTACTGG GTCATATATTGCCAATCGAGTAACAGACAAGTTGACCCCTATCCATGATCGGATCTTCTGTTGCCGTTCTGGTTCGGCAGCTGACACCCAGGCTGTGGCTGATGCAGTCACCTATCAACTAAGTTTCCACAG CATTGAACTGAATGAGCCTCCCCTGGTGCACACAGCTGCTAACCTCTTCAAGGAGATGTGTTACCGTTACCGAGAGGATCTCATGGCTGGGATCATCGTTGCTGGCTGGGATCCCCGTGAGGGGGGGCAG GTATACTCAGTACCCATGGGAGGTATGATGGTTCGGCAGCCTTTCTCCATTGGGGGCTCAGGGAGCTCCTACATCTATGGCTATGTTGATGCCTCCTATCGAGAGG ctCTTGCTTTGGCCATGGATCGAGATGGCTCAAGTGGTGGTGTTATCCGGTTGGCAGCAATTACTGAGAAAGGAGTGGAACGGCAGGTGCTTATGGGGGACCAGCTCCCCCAATTCCCTAGTACCACCTATCCTTCAGCCTGA
- the PSMB6 gene encoding proteasome subunit beta type-6 isoform X1: MPDQHLQIHRVMASACGACSGPSYGPMGLSPDWGNRGVSTGTTIMAVQFDGGVVLGADSRTTTGSYIANRVTDKLTPIHDRIFCCRSGSAADTQAVADAVTYQLSFHSIELNEPPLVHTAANLFKEMCYRYREDLMAGIIVAGWDPREGGQVYSVPMGGMMVRQPFSIGGSGSSYIYGYVDASYREGMNEKQCLQFTANALALAMDRDGSSGGVIRLAAITEKGVERQVLMGDQLPQFPSTTYPSA, from the exons ATGCCGGACCAGCACCTCCAGATTCACCGAGTAATGGCTTCGGCTTGCGGAGCGTGCTCGGGCCCAAGCTATGGGCCCATGGGCCTCTCCCCGGATTGGGGGAACAGGGGCGTTTCTACTGGG ACGACTATCATGGCAGTGCAGTTTGATGGGGGCGTGGTACTTGGAGCTGACTCCAGGACAACTACTGG GTCATATATTGCCAATCGAGTAACAGACAAGTTGACCCCTATCCATGATCGGATCTTCTGTTGCCGTTCTGGTTCGGCAGCTGACACCCAGGCTGTGGCTGATGCAGTCACCTATCAACTAAGTTTCCACAG CATTGAACTGAATGAGCCTCCCCTGGTGCACACAGCTGCTAACCTCTTCAAGGAGATGTGTTACCGTTACCGAGAGGATCTCATGGCTGGGATCATCGTTGCTGGCTGGGATCCCCGTGAGGGGGGGCAG GTATACTCAGTACCCATGGGAGGTATGATGGTTCGGCAGCCTTTCTCCATTGGGGGCTCAGGGAGCTCCTACATCTATGGCTATGTTGATGCCTCCTATCGAGAGGGTATGAATGAAAAACAGTGTCTTCAATTCACTGCTAATG ctCTTGCTTTGGCCATGGATCGAGATGGCTCAAGTGGTGGTGTTATCCGGTTGGCAGCAATTACTGAGAAAGGAGTGGAACGGCAGGTGCTTATGGGGGACCAGCTCCCCCAATTCCCTAGTACCACCTATCCTTCAGCCTGA
- the LOC123244639 gene encoding uncharacterized protein C17orf114-like has translation MGLKGQWCFPWSGPRRQRGNQRGTALTLASHPDSNQAREHPLPGGGPTLGEGAYFSSKARLSFRHQLHATTSANDSTN, from the exons ATGGGTCTGAAAGGGCAATGGTGTTTTCCTTGGTCTGGACCCCGGAGACAGCGAGGGAACCAAAGGGGGACAG CCCTGACTTTGGCCTCCCACCCAGACTCTAATCAGGCCAGGGAGCACCCCCTACCTGGGGGAGGACCCACTTTAGGAGAAGGTGCCTACTTCAGCAGCAAAGCTCGACTCTCCTTCCGTCACCAGCTGCATGCCACAACCTCAGCCAATGACTCTACCAACTGA